One genomic window of Leptospira perdikensis includes the following:
- the rpsL gene encoding 30S ribosomal protein S12: MPTINQLIRIGREDQKKRTKSPALKACPQRRGVCTRVMTFTPKKPNSALRKVARVRLTTGIEVTAYIPGEGHNLQEHNVVLIRGGRVKDLPGVRYHIIRGTLDTLGVDKRRKGRSKYGAKRPKA, encoded by the coding sequence ATGCCTACAATTAACCAGCTCATCCGTATTGGAAGAGAAGACCAAAAGAAAAGAACTAAATCTCCTGCCCTTAAAGCATGCCCACAAAGACGTGGAGTTTGCACTAGGGTAATGACCTTTACTCCTAAAAAACCGAACTCAGCTCTTCGTAAAGTAGCAAGGGTTCGCCTCACTACTGGAATTGAAGTCACTGCTTACATTCCTGGTGAAGGTCACAACCTCCAAGAACACAACGTGGTTCTCATCCGTGGGGGAAGGGTAAAAGACTTACCAGGGGTTCGTTATCATATCATTCGTGGAACACTGGATACACTCGGTGTAGACAAACGTCGTAAAGGACGTTCAAAATACGGCGCTAAGCGTCCTAAAGCGTAA
- the rpoC gene encoding DNA-directed RNA polymerase subunit beta' has product MRNYNSFESITIRLASPERIKEWSFGEVKKPETINYRTLKPERDGLFCEKIFGTTKDWECYCGKFKSIRYKGVVCDKCGVEVTHSKVRRERMGHIELAAPVSHIWYYRSVPSRMGLLLDMTINQLKSVLYFEKYVIIDPADSGRNRGELIDEDEYHNYLDEYGDKFIAGIGGDAIKELLARIDVDAEARVIRQKIQDKNKISDKRIFKRLEVLEAFRDSGNRPEWMVLDVVPVIPPELRPMVQLEGGRFATSDLNDLYRRVINRNNRLKRLLALKAPEIIVRNEKRMLQEAVDALFDNSRRKRTVKGKGNRPLKSISDMLKGKQGRFRQNLLGKRVDYSGRSVIVVGPELKYHQMGLPKKMALELFKPFIMKRLVDLELAPNIKSAKKKIEAEDKEVFDVLETVVKEHPVLLNRAPTLHRLGIQAFLPVLVEGKAIKLHPLVCHAFNADFDGDQMAIHVPLAPKAQLETWMLMLSPHNILNPANGQPICGPTQDIVLGIYYLTSEVKDAKGEGKFFTGLEEVMYAIETKTVEIRSKISVLHEGKIIETTPGRLIFNQVMPKGYVYINRTLGDKETNKIIADVYEKFGPGITVVMLDEIKRLGYRYATVFAPTISIDDIRVSPQKEGLVTDANKEVEKADMEYRKGIITNEERRKKVIEIWTKTNDRITEGMFKELEKDQAGFNPVYVMAASGARGSKQQIRQLAGMRGLMAKPSGEIIELAIRSNFREGLGVLEFFISTHGARKGLADTALKTADAGYLTRRLVDISQDVIVSEDDCGTKLNITLGIVKEGENVIVSLADRVFGRYTAEDLVDPVSEKVVFPKDTLITRALGQQIENLGYDKIKVRSPLTCRSRHGICTKCYGMDMARLVPAEIGEAVGTIAAQSIGQPGTQLTMRTFHVGGAASATIQEKEHKVPYRSIVKSVNGRLVTNANSAKVFARRGTIIVNRLIQEFNTDTLSSVRVVEGQRLEKGEVFATQVGESTEQRITSDQAGTVSLVGTTLRILGDDFVIPVKIGTILRAEEGQIVEENKALAEFDPYNEVAVSETAGTIQWEDLEIGKNVRRDVDPKTSNIILKVVEQKKDRLVPKVLVGSDGYSVPVDALLQFQNGDKVREGDVIFKIPSVAEKTRDITGGLPRVDELFEARRPKDACTLAEIDGKIEDKGEIVKEKRILYIIPETAEQEKVKVAIPIGKQIRVRQGDFVKRGDQLDEGNFDPHDILAIKGPNALHEYLVSEVQEVYRLQGVHINDKHIEVVVRQMLRKVIITDSGDTSFVNQQQVDKFLFDEENDRVEKEGGSPAQGTPVLLGLTKASLNTESYFSAASFQETTKVLTDAAIKGKTDNLMGLKENVIIGHMIPAGTGMKKYRDIEVFKELPGDLDWDLESEEEEEEVSELSEAAPVSTATLSRLVAEEDEDEDELEEESDDSDDEDDDD; this is encoded by the coding sequence ATGAGAAATTACAATAGTTTTGAATCGATTACGATCCGTTTGGCATCACCCGAGCGGATCAAAGAGTGGTCTTTCGGGGAAGTCAAAAAACCGGAAACGATCAACTACCGTACCCTAAAACCGGAACGAGATGGTCTTTTCTGTGAAAAAATCTTCGGAACCACTAAGGATTGGGAATGTTACTGCGGTAAATTCAAATCCATCCGTTATAAGGGAGTGGTTTGCGACAAATGCGGGGTTGAGGTAACTCACTCCAAAGTTCGTCGTGAGAGAATGGGCCATATTGAACTTGCGGCTCCAGTATCACACATTTGGTATTACCGTTCTGTTCCATCTCGTATGGGACTACTTCTTGATATGACCATCAACCAACTCAAAAGTGTTCTTTACTTTGAGAAGTATGTGATCATTGACCCTGCTGATTCCGGAAGGAACAGAGGGGAACTCATCGATGAAGATGAATACCATAATTATTTAGATGAATACGGTGATAAATTTATCGCAGGTATCGGTGGGGACGCCATCAAAGAACTTCTCGCACGTATCGACGTAGATGCAGAAGCTCGTGTGATCCGCCAAAAGATCCAAGATAAAAACAAAATCTCCGACAAACGTATTTTTAAACGCTTAGAAGTTTTGGAAGCTTTCCGTGATTCTGGAAACCGTCCTGAATGGATGGTTTTAGATGTAGTTCCGGTCATTCCACCAGAACTTCGTCCGATGGTTCAATTAGAGGGGGGACGTTTTGCAACTTCCGACCTTAACGATTTGTATCGTCGTGTGATCAACAGAAACAACCGACTCAAACGTCTTCTTGCTTTGAAAGCTCCTGAAATCATTGTACGAAACGAAAAACGTATGTTACAAGAAGCAGTAGATGCTCTTTTTGATAATAGCCGTCGCAAACGTACTGTAAAAGGAAAAGGAAATAGACCTTTAAAATCTATCTCCGACATGCTCAAAGGAAAACAGGGCCGGTTCCGCCAAAACCTACTCGGGAAACGTGTGGATTACTCTGGTCGTTCCGTAATCGTAGTTGGTCCTGAGCTTAAATACCACCAAATGGGTCTTCCTAAAAAAATGGCTTTGGAACTTTTTAAGCCGTTCATTATGAAACGCCTTGTGGATTTGGAACTAGCACCAAATATCAAATCTGCGAAGAAAAAAATCGAAGCAGAAGACAAAGAAGTTTTTGATGTTTTGGAAACTGTAGTTAAAGAACATCCAGTACTCCTCAACCGTGCTCCAACTCTCCATAGACTAGGGATCCAAGCATTTTTACCTGTTCTTGTAGAAGGAAAGGCAATCAAACTCCATCCACTCGTTTGTCACGCGTTCAACGCCGACTTTGACGGGGACCAAATGGCAATCCACGTTCCGCTGGCTCCTAAAGCACAGTTAGAAACTTGGATGCTCATGTTATCACCGCATAACATTCTAAACCCTGCCAATGGACAACCGATTTGTGGACCAACACAAGATATCGTACTTGGAATTTATTACCTCACTTCTGAAGTAAAAGACGCTAAAGGTGAAGGAAAATTTTTCACTGGTCTTGAAGAAGTAATGTATGCGATTGAAACAAAAACTGTTGAAATTCGCTCCAAAATTTCTGTTTTACACGAAGGGAAAATCATCGAAACCACACCTGGAAGACTTATCTTCAACCAAGTGATGCCAAAAGGGTATGTTTATATCAACAGAACCCTCGGTGATAAAGAAACAAACAAAATCATTGCAGACGTATACGAGAAGTTTGGGCCAGGAATCACTGTTGTGATGCTTGATGAAATCAAACGACTTGGTTACCGTTACGCGACTGTATTTGCTCCTACAATCTCGATTGATGACATCCGAGTTTCTCCTCAAAAAGAGGGACTTGTAACGGATGCCAACAAAGAAGTTGAAAAAGCGGATATGGAGTATCGTAAAGGTATCATTACCAACGAAGAACGTCGTAAAAAAGTAATCGAGATTTGGACCAAAACCAATGACCGAATTACTGAAGGTATGTTTAAGGAACTCGAAAAAGACCAAGCTGGATTCAATCCGGTTTACGTCATGGCAGCTTCGGGTGCTCGTGGTTCCAAACAACAGATTCGTCAGCTCGCCGGGATGCGGGGTCTTATGGCGAAACCGTCTGGAGAAATCATCGAACTTGCGATTCGTTCTAACTTCCGTGAAGGTTTAGGGGTTCTAGAATTTTTTATCTCTACACATGGTGCGAGAAAGGGTCTTGCGGATACAGCGTTAAAAACTGCCGATGCCGGTTACCTCACTCGTCGTCTCGTGGATATCTCTCAGGACGTAATTGTTTCTGAAGATGATTGTGGAACTAAGTTAAACATCACTCTTGGAATCGTAAAAGAAGGGGAGAACGTAATTGTATCTCTTGCGGACAGAGTGTTCGGTCGTTATACGGCTGAAGATTTAGTGGATCCAGTTTCTGAGAAAGTGGTATTCCCGAAAGACACACTCATTACAAGAGCGCTTGGTCAACAGATTGAAAACCTTGGTTATGATAAAATCAAAGTAAGATCTCCACTCACTTGTAGATCTCGTCATGGAATTTGTACAAAATGTTACGGTATGGACATGGCTCGCCTTGTTCCAGCGGAGATTGGGGAAGCAGTGGGAACCATTGCAGCTCAGTCGATCGGACAACCGGGAACACAGCTTACGATGAGAACTTTCCACGTGGGTGGTGCGGCTTCTGCTACCATTCAAGAAAAAGAACATAAAGTTCCATATCGTTCCATAGTAAAATCAGTTAACGGTCGTCTTGTGACTAACGCAAACTCTGCAAAAGTATTTGCTCGTCGCGGAACCATCATCGTCAACCGACTCATCCAAGAATTCAATACCGATACACTATCCAGTGTGCGTGTGGTTGAAGGTCAAAGATTAGAAAAAGGGGAAGTATTTGCGACCCAAGTTGGTGAATCGACAGAACAACGAATCACTTCTGACCAAGCAGGAACCGTTTCTCTTGTGGGAACAACTCTCCGCATTTTGGGGGATGACTTTGTCATTCCAGTGAAAATCGGAACCATCCTTCGTGCAGAAGAAGGCCAAATCGTAGAAGAAAACAAGGCACTAGCTGAATTTGACCCTTATAACGAAGTGGCTGTTTCTGAAACTGCAGGAACAATTCAATGGGAAGATTTAGAAATCGGTAAAAACGTTCGTCGTGATGTGGATCCAAAAACTTCTAATATCATCTTAAAAGTGGTAGAACAGAAAAAGGATCGTCTCGTTCCGAAGGTTCTAGTTGGATCAGATGGATACTCTGTTCCTGTGGACGCTCTTCTTCAATTCCAAAATGGAGACAAAGTAAGAGAAGGGGATGTGATCTTCAAGATTCCATCAGTCGCAGAAAAAACACGAGATATCACCGGTGGTCTTCCAAGGGTTGATGAACTTTTCGAAGCTCGTCGTCCGAAAGATGCCTGCACACTTGCAGAAATCGACGGTAAAATCGAAGACAAAGGTGAAATCGTTAAAGAAAAACGAATTCTATACATCATTCCTGAAACAGCGGAACAAGAAAAAGTAAAAGTAGCAATTCCAATCGGAAAACAAATCCGTGTTCGCCAAGGTGACTTTGTGAAACGTGGAGATCAGTTGGATGAAGGAAATTTTGATCCGCATGATATCCTTGCGATCAAAGGACCAAATGCTCTTCACGAATACCTAGTTTCGGAAGTTCAGGAAGTTTACCGCTTACAAGGGGTTCATATCAACGATAAACACATCGAAGTTGTGGTTCGCCAAATGCTTCGTAAGGTGATCATCACTGATAGTGGGGACACATCTTTTGTGAACCAACAACAAGTGGATAAATTCCTCTTTGATGAAGAAAATGATCGAGTGGAAAAAGAAGGGGGATCTCCAGCACAAGGAACTCCAGTTCTTTTGGGATTAACAAAAGCATCCCTAAACACCGAGTCTTATTTCTCAGCAGCATCGTTCCAAGAAACAACTAAGGTTCTAACGGATGCTGCCATCAAAGGAAAAACAGACAACCTAATGGGTCTGAAAGAAAACGTAATCATTGGTCACATGATTCCTGCGGGAACGGGTATGAAAAAATACCGTGACATCGAAGTTTTCAAGGAACTACCTGGAGACTTAGATTGGGATCTGGAATCAGAAGAAGAGGAAGAAGAAGTTTCCGAACTTTCGGAAGCGGCTCCGGTTTCTACTGCCACACTCTCTAGACTTGTTGCCGAAGAGGACGAGGATGAAGATGAGTTGGAAGAAGAATCTGATGATTCGGACGATGAGGACGACGACGATTAG
- the rpsG gene encoding 30S ribosomal protein S7 yields MSRRRGKVEPRHIEGDPKYNDKVISKFINCLMVDGKKSVAEAVFYDALEVIAKKTGQDPFAVFQEALENAKPQVEVKSRRVGGVTYQVPIEVRPERRLALGIRWLIKYSRGRNEKSMKNKLAAEFIEAQKGTGSAIKKKEDIRKMADANKAFSHYRW; encoded by the coding sequence ATGTCTAGAAGAAGAGGAAAAGTTGAACCGCGCCACATCGAAGGCGATCCTAAATACAATGACAAAGTGATTTCTAAGTTTATCAACTGCCTAATGGTAGATGGTAAAAAAAGTGTCGCTGAAGCCGTGTTCTACGATGCTTTAGAAGTAATTGCTAAAAAAACAGGACAAGATCCGTTTGCTGTTTTCCAAGAAGCTTTAGAAAATGCAAAACCACAAGTGGAAGTAAAATCTCGCCGAGTGGGTGGGGTGACTTACCAAGTTCCTATTGAAGTTCGACCAGAAAGAAGACTTGCACTAGGAATCCGATGGCTCATCAAATATAGCCGTGGTAGAAACGAAAAATCAATGAAAAACAAATTGGCTGCAGAATTCATAGAAGCGCAAAAAGGCACAGGATCTGCGATCAAGAAAAAAGAAGACATCAGAAAGATGGCAGACGCCAACAAGGCTTTCTCCCACTACCGCTGGTAG